The Lytechinus variegatus isolate NC3 chromosome 1, Lvar_3.0, whole genome shotgun sequence nucleotide sequence CACCACGTGTAGCCGAACCGACTTTCTCTCCTGACGGGCTGGTTCGTTTCGGCTGCAATATACAACCAGTTGGTGTAAAGTACGTCtttttcacttctgactctttGCTCCTTCTCAGCAACTTAGATTATATCTCATGGATTTcaacatgcatgtacgcatatagtaagtctactatgatttcttcttttccaagggggattcacaattttacaagctttgctttttagtggatccccctcatttccatttccatttatgctctatattatactgttgttgttttttacgaagtaagaatgcccttctgtaaaattgtatttgatttgtattgttttatattactttgtattatgttttgaatggaaatgaaataaaagaattgaattgaattgaaaaaaaacatatccatTATTCTGTATCTCCATTATCTCAGTCATTCCAGTATTACGTATCTCCGTAATTTCAGTATTTGAGAATCTCAGTAATTTCAGTACTTTAATTCAGTATCCTCACTCATCTGAGTAATGTCAGTATTTTGAGTATTCTCAGTAAATTCCGTATTTTCAGTATTCTCGATAAATTCAGTATTTCCGTATCTCAGTAAAGTCGGTGTTTTCACTCTCTCGAGTCAGTACTTCTGTTCTTCCGACCATGTATACTTGTAGCTCCACGCAACAGAATGTAACGACAGGCAGGAATCAAATCAGGAATCATTCAGTTCTTATAACCTTACTGCAGAGAAGTCATGCTCATCCTGTCACGGCATGtttcaaaaaaattgaccaGGGTTTCGTTTTAAAATCACCTACGGTGAAGCATTCTGCATGGCTCGCAATTGAACCTAGAGCTTTATTACGCTCAACGATGTTGAAGGGAGATTGCCAGTAACTAAAATTTAATCATCTTTTAAAACTGGTTAAagtaatgaaattttatttttcaacattAGCTATGGTGATTGTCACTACTATTAACAACTAAACAGTGAAAAAGAATTGAAGATACATTTCTAACATAAACATACAGTTGTAAACATCGTTATTTTTCAGGAAATAGTGctaacatatattttttcagaaaataccTACATAATCGATAACAAACGATTACTGAATTTCACTATGCAACTATGtacatgaattaaaaattaTTCTACGCTCATCAACGTTCCAAAATCATGCTAAACATTAAATAAACGTTTCATTTTGTTACACAACTCCCTCCTTCGAAAAACTCGGTCCCCGAGCTGACCAATTCAGTAACAAATCAGAAATATACCAAAATGTAATTctaaatatataattatatatatatatatatatgtctggAGTACATTTTCGGGTAAGAGAGTAATTCCATTTGCCGTTGATCTTGATCTTTGTGTGTACTAGTTTGAGGGTGTTATTGTGGGTATAACATCTCTCGCccgaatgataaaaaaaatactcctGTGCCCCATTTGCCTCGAAAGTGCCTCAGGCAGTGTTCGAAATTGGGTGTCCCATAGATTTTAgtctggtgccccccccccctcctctctgaAAAGCGCTTCATTACCGATGGCACTGTAGCTTCTCCCTTAAAcaggcatgtttctcatttttaacagAAATAGCCTTGATAAAAACAGCGATTTGCACACATTATTCCGGAGGTTTGCACATTTTCCGTGAATTGCACAGATgccgttgataaattttgacagatttgcacatttcTTGGCATGGCGTTTGCACAAATTATGTTATTTGCACAAAACCAGGCGAAATTTTGCACATCTgttgtttgcacatatcccggcgttTGCACATAACGCGGCTCCACAGTACAGACTTCCAATTGAAATGCCATAGCCTATTTTGTACAAATTGATCTTTGTGGGTATACATAAAAAAGACGTATGCTTGCGATaacaatatacatcatatcGAATGCGCAAAGCAAGTTTTAGTTAATTTTGCTACATTCGGCCGGGCCCGGTAATACAGGGGAGGGCCATGGGACGACCTCCCACCTGTGATATTTTCGAATATTGAAAAATGAGCGGGAAAGTGGATAAGGAGAAAGAAGACTACCGTATCAAAAATGTATAATCTATGTAATAGACTATGTGAAATGCAGTCTATGTCGTACAACTGCCATATAATAGGGAGATTTCGCGACGGGACGGATTCTTAAACGGATTCTACTGTCAAAAGACATTAATCATGACAATCAGTCTTTGTTGAAAAGCTGTGAAACAAAACAGCAGTTTTCGTCCTGGAGTCTGAACGAAATTCGTCAGTTCAGAATCTTATGGCTATCAGgtgacaaagacctctcagctgttcATCGTGATATATTGTAGAATTCGTCCCCGTCGCGATTATGAGAACTCTCAGACGATTTCTATAACGCTGATAATCTTTGTAAAACTTCAATTCATAAGAAAGCgacctttgtcgaaaatcggtgcaTCAAAACAGCATTTGCGTACCTGGAtcgactctggacaaacgacatatttgtatttcttcGTCCGGTCCGAATCTTGAGACGatgtgctgtcccggtccaccaactttcgacaatttCCTCTTATCtatccattgtgatttgacgggcatGATCAATAGATTCTGAACTTTGCAGAAAGCGCCTGCGTGCGAAGTGGGATTATTCGATTGGAGAAAACTTGACCTCAAGTTTGGGTCATATTGCACCACCCACAATCAAAATCCCCAGGCGCGGCTCCTTACGGGCCCGGCGAATTCTCGAAGGTGGCCCTACTTGGTCCATGGGCTAAAAAACGCGTTACTTGATGTCATGCGGCCCACGGAGGCTAAATTTTGCATTTCTCGGTGGGCCAAATTAGCTGTGGCtgcggtgatttttttttcttgtgataaACAGCAAAGGTGAAGGAACCCGCGGtccatcaataaaaaaaaatcgaggggCGCGAGTGAGAATGCTCTAACGCCGTCTGGGTTCGCTGCAGAAAATCTTAATCTTGCGCATTTTGTATCATGGTATATCATTCTCTTTCCCTATCTCTATCTTTGTAATGTTTTGCtgttacttttcattttatttcctgtCCATGTCCAAGCTttactaaacaaaaaaaaaatgaaatgtcctATTTCCATGTTCAAATTATCAAAACCATAATATCAGCTTCGCTTTGTCACGATTGTTTATTctgttatattattattattgtttcacaaaattaatattCACTAAAATGCCCCCTGGATACGACTTCGCATCATACATGTCATACATACAGAAAAGGATcaagttgtgtttttttttcaaatctgcaCTGTCAATCTTTTGATAATGGCGATACTTATGGTATAATGACCCCCACTAAATTGATGGGCACTACTTGGCGTGTAACAAAATTTCTTAAAAGTCCCGAGCGATCGAAGCAAGCGAGTGGAATTTTAAAcgttttcaaaatgataatcCAACTTTATGACAGAGTTTGACACATCAGAAAATTACATCATGATTATAATTTCCTTTCCCCCTTCTTCAAGCTATACCGATTCCCGTGcatcacagctttttgaggaattactttctgtcgatacccattcacctcccctgggttgagtgcagtacaatgtaggtaaatttcttgctgaaggaaagcacGCCAAAACTGGAAATCgtacccacgtccctcagattgaaagacgagtgTCTTGACcgctagaccacgacgcccccacccctccccacATACTAATGAACATTTCCTAAAAGATATGATCTAGGTTTATGTGCTAGCATACACTTCAATCTTTTGCGCTCTTTCGAGAAGATAATCTTactgtacactctaaaaaacgtTAGGCAACATACTTTCCACACAATTGATTCAAAcctttatccaattctgggtagttttaaaccaataatgtgtgctttgggtgaaaactacacagtattggttgagaactacccagagttggataatttttttaaccaattattgtgtggacagtatgttgcccaattACATTTTAAGAATGTAATCAGATCGCATTTTGTCACTTATTGGCACGATCATGAAGCAACATACTCTCCAAAacattacatatttttattttagattcaAACTTGAATAATTATCTTATGtggaaattaattttaatgCAATGTGCTTTTAAAAGTGGTTAGGGAGGTAACCTATAGTTGCATACGATTCCTTTCCTTCATCGGTCATCATTCTAGCTTACTCTCATCTTCCTTTAAATAAGCATCTCCAATTGATtatttgatttcatgaataattatgttatcaGTTACATTCACAACAATTTACCTTGTCTTTCATTtaaataattacttttttacattttgaatacttcgatcaaattattttatcgACCCTAGGCCTATTTAAGATCAGTAAACTCGTCCCTGGCATACGATGCAAAGTTATTTGAAACGCATTTACAAAAACTGTCTTAGAAAACactatatagaatctatcagtATGAACAAATCTGTTCTATAAACCTATCTTTGACATTATTTCATCAAAGAATATGGTACGCACAGTTATTACAAGCTATGGCAAGTTTTCAGGTTTTCAAGGGAAACCTGTGTTACAAAACAATATTAGTAATAATATGCAACCTTTTATATaacgcttaatacaaatgtttctaagcgctgcatactattacctcggctttagcacggctacttTTTATcaggcgctcgagcattcaaggaatttcttcctacagcaggggcggatccagccttcgccaataggggggggggctcggaatattttcagccatattttccccgatagGTTACTCGAACATGATTTtcctttgtttctttgaagggatAGTCATAATAGTTGTAcgtcttagctttattcttataaatcaacatagaAATATGATATAATCCTCATTTCTATAttgtgagcgcgaagtgcgagcaaatttttttgaaattttatgtaattttttcctaaaatttgttgatatcctgaaaaagatgcgTATGCAACTAGATAATTACTACCATCGCGAaacgcgagcagaaatttttgatacacgttttgaactgatcgaaaatgTAGGCATTActactgcttgcagttagccatgaagacgttacatatttcaacaatcaaataattatcGAGATTTGGACCTAGAAACTAGAccctctattcatgttttgtaaatcatgaaaaggatgagaaaTTGGGGATCtcccttacattaataatgcgagcgcacatttttatatacgttttgaaaaacaaatctttcatgttactataaaaagaattgcttgcgcttcgcgccagaattgcctgttcgatgagattcatatcttgctcaataggctgatatggagcaagttttgaagccaatatacaaaacatattttagctcggacatcgagcttttatcattttttttcatttacaaatttaagtggtctgtaaaatgtccgttttatggtctacatatcagcattttataAGCTcgcgctgcgtggtcacattgtttgatttacCAATATCATATTGTCtccgtgtattccataatgtttttttcaattaaacaaatgtattcagaatgcccagattctaaggtctaaatctaaaacatgtgcggtagcctgcatgttctttatttaaaatgtacttaaattatccagtttcacatcagaatatcaataattgtctgctcacgattcacgatcgcattattgatgatacccaattgactgtatcctatttatgatttacaaaatatgaatagagtgtcccgcttttaggtctaaaatctcaattttttcctctcgtgcttcgcgctcgcatcaattgttaagtaacatacctatcccatttattaatacaaaaattagaatgaccaatttttaggtcggaaggtcaaaaaaaaatatattggcgttcgcagtaatcaTCTACTTatatacgaatcttgttcaggatcacacataacattgcccagaaaattaaattttcaggaaaaaatacatgaaagttaaaaaaaatcgctcacgctttgcgctcgcacttttcatgaggcttatgagattatttcatgtttatgttgttttataagaataaaactaagaagtgactgatcggggaaaatataggtgaagataatttcgggccccgtcccctattggcgaaagtcggatccgctcTTGTggcacatacacacacaccggaaaaatggccggtgcccccccaaaaaagcaaggaccccccagtgccccccccccgggaaaaaatcctagctagTACGCCACTATTTTTAATCCGaagtcacaaaatagcaaaagaaaacaatgaaaatgagatgggaTTAAACAAACTTTTCAGTTTATTAAACATGTCCTTCGCGGACATGTTTAAGAGATTGGCACAATCACAAAAAAAAGGCTATACGAAGTAAACATCACAATTTTGAATGACTTGAACAATCATACGGCCATactagtcgatttgacagtctcataggctcaataccccaacctagaaatgttctttccgatgacgtttttttctttattcgtgttcctatggggtcctagaacgaattcagcttggttgcccaaagttgccgtttgggcaattttgctaatttgcataaatccaaaatggccgccagatgccatcttgaaaacctaacttttgaacccctttccacaaaatgatgagtaatgactcgttttaggggtttagaggtgtgtagaaccgatttctctaatcatttttgcaatacaaggtcatcttcaggtcaaatccaagatggccgccagatgtcatcttgaaaaattaacttttgatccccttgccccagaatgacgagtaatacatctgtttaggggttttggggtgtgcagaatccatttctgctgtctattttgcaatataatgtcatcttcaggtcaaatccaagaagGCCGCCAtttgacgccatcttgaaatatcaacttttgaaccctttgccctagaatcatgaataattcatgagtcatttggtatgttgattcaatttatgctttaattttgcataaaggataaccttcagatcaaatccaagatggctgccagccGCCATCTTAAAAAATACTTTCCGAGGCTTATGCGTGTTaaaactaatgtaaagggatttcagtaagaatacttatttcttttatcaattctcaagttttGGTCCTAGAATCCATTTTTTCATGggttatttggtatgttgattcaatttctgttaataattatgcaatataggatcatctccaggtgaaaataatccaacatggccactaaacgccatattaagaaaaaaaaaaactatttccagagactattgaaccttgaagaaatACTCTCATACTAATAATAGGTTACTATTATGTATGGGAGCTCATGTAATGGGAattcagtgagaatgattcatttcttttaatcactagattttagttcgaggtcaagtcatgtctacGATAGATGattgatagatttcgtcattaaccgcttactttagaatgaaaccattcaaggtttgagctatgatttcgggagttcTAATCCCTTTTTATTTCTGTccaaccatacttttccagtgaaacgacgttaaaacattatttgaattaaaaaaagatttctccgtattttttcccccaaaaaaatagttgacatattaacttcctttatatTGCACTTTTCCTtctgacaagagccattgacttggttAGCATTTAGCCTCATTCCACCTTGAAGAAGTACTCTCCCCAAATGCGTACACGCTGTCCTGGAGAGGGTTGTGCTGTGTCAGCCTGTCAGGTGCTGCCAGTGCTTCAGGTGATGTGGCGATCCTGTGGTGGTATTCTTCGTGCACTATATACAGTGTGCGGGTGGTGCGTGTGTGTCCCTCTTACAGCATCttaaggggagggggaggcaaCATTTGCTGAATGATAGGCAATGTTGCTCCCCGGTACCAGCTATAGAGGTCGAAGTCACATCAGCATTTGGGAGAGTATTCCAAATACGGATGGTTCTTGggaacatactgtacatgtagcagttCACTCTAGGAAAAGGCTGGGTGTACTTGAGCTGATGTCCAGTGTGTTGTGGACGTTGTAGATGAGAATTGCTGCTAAACTTAATCTGATGTGGCATGTTGATGTAAACATAATTGTGATGAATTTTGTAGAACATCTCACATTGGCTAAGTAGGCGTCTGTGTTGGATAGTATCCAGTGAAGAGTTGACAACATCGATGTTACACTGGATTCTCTGCTATAGTCGTGAAGGACAAACCAAGCACCCTGACGCTGAATGTTCTCAATAATGTTTACATCTTTCTGTATGTGAGGATTCCATGCACATGAAGCATACTCTAGTTGAGGTCTGACAAGGTGCTTGTACGCAATGTTTCTCACTTTCAGGTAACATTTACCCAATGCTCGACGTATGATTCCAAGAGTACGAGCAGCTTTGGAAGATATCTTCTATGCATGGGAGTTCCAACTCAGGTTGTCTGTGCTGGTCACACCGAAGTATTTACAGGAGGTTGCCATTGGAAGATAGACTCCTGCATAAGATAGGCTCCCCCAAGACTGTTCCAtggtcaggattgttctcattcaagaagtgggagtacaagacctagtcatacatatCAGCTGCCTGTCCTGTGCATGTTCAAGGGTTTGGATTACCCATCAGCCTGTGAGACAGAAATTCTGATCGACccaagacaccgactgtcctccagatataTATATCAACAGCACGTCTAGTTGTGttggactcctcacctaccttggatCGACTATATGTCTCTAGCTCCCCTTCACTGGACAAGTATATAAGCACCAGGATagtaaaatctgtcacagtcatggccaagtTTCGTACGGAAGTAACTCCTGGAAAACCTACGCCGGCTAACATGACCAAGAAAAGCtgctaaacaccttccatgtcagctgcctaGGACGTATCATACACATTAAATGccaggacaaagtgaaaaatacagaggcccttaAGCGTACGAGCTGGCATCCcaagcttattctcgctccttagtcaaaggcacctcaagtggttggggcatgttcgccgcatgaaaccttggcgattcccttcttggattcgccaaaGTAAGGTGAGCTGTGTGATGAATTTTCggtagatcacacctccgttatAAAGACACCTGCAAACATGACATAAAACTTGTCGGCATAGACACTTACACTTCTGAAAatgtagatgatagtcgccattctatggagagctactaagtacagggggtcaagacgtcagaaaataatccgaatgctaaattggcagaccaaagacCTAGGAGGAAAGCTAGAGCAGCATCTCTATAGAAACGTATCTCAGTGCCATCCAtcaatgagtattcttactgaaatccctttagcTCTTACACGTATCAGCCTCGGAAAGTATTTTtctcaagatggcggttggcagCCATCTTGTATTTCATCTGAAGGTTATCCCTTATGGAAAATTAAAGCataaattgaatcaacataccaaatgactcatgaatagagttatcattcatgattctggggcaaagggtttaaaagttgatatttcaagatggcgtcatatggcggccctcttggatttgacctgacgatgatattatattgcaaaatagacagcagaaatggattctgcacaccccaaaacccctaaacagAGGTATAACTCGTCATTCTGGGACAAGGGGATCAAAagttaatttttcaagatggcatctggcggccatcttggatttgacctgaagatgaccttgtattgcaaaaatgattagagaaatcggttctacacacctctaaacccctaaacgagtcattactcatcattttgtggaaaggggttcaaaagttaggttttcaagatggcatctggcggccattttggatttatgcaaattagcaaaattgcttAAACGGCAACTTTACACAACCAAGCTGAATTCGTTCTAGGACCcgataggaacacgaatcaagaaaaaaacttcatcggaaagaacatttctaggttcggaagATGACAAATCGACTATACGCAGATCCCCCAGGGAAAGTACACTGACATTGTACATTAACTCCTCAAAAaaggtttggaaatctgactttgatcaatTATCCCTCCTTGGTTCTAGTGAATATCAATGTGTAGTTAATAGCAATGAATAGAACAATTAATTCTCGTTAAAATGAtgccctacatgatatgattatggttcacgtGGAGGTGCAGTGTCTTGAAATTTGGAGCaagttcaaaattcaaaagttgcaaaatgacacaatattgaacgtcactttttttttccgtggtcatgagtgagtttctcagcgttttttttttactttgatcaaTAATTCCTcatcggttttagtaaatattaatgtgtaattgatatcaatgaatgaatcatttaattttctttaaaatgataccctacatgatatgattatcgTTCACacggaggtgcagtgccttgaaatgtggggcaaggtcgaaattcaaaagttgcaaaattacacaatgttgaaagtcactgttcttttttcagtgGTGACGAGtaagtttctcagcggtttttttttcatgcaccttaacatcaacattaacttGGAATCTGCACaagcaaaaacataacaaacaaacatgcatgggtatttgaaaccacgactcaaacaaTGTTATCTCACTGTaccatcactacagaagcaggggcCTGATTTAAATAGATTTTcatctctatcatgtctattgacacagacaaaagaatcatgttctgtattgacccatcatgactatttctgctcgttttgcagcttttcaattcagacctcatccaacacttttgaatcctgctgttttcgtgatgacatgatcataacaagcatggtaacATGTTacagagaattaaatgatcttctGAATGATGTacaatatgcattgtgtaaaattgggagttgggagaaattaatggccaaacacagatttcaaaactttttttgaggggttaaTAAGCGGGGATAATCTGAACATAGTGTGTATCTGTGTGTATTTTACACAGCCAAACACATTTCTGTGCGATCttgcatgtttgtttttatcagATCGTTGGCGTCTTACTAGGGGAGTTCATGCCCCCTCAACGAACGACTGAGTCAAGAACATAGAATAATGAAATTGTCAAATGCCCTCCTTGACAAAGAGTATCAAACCTTTGTTGGAAATTGGTGACACAAAACAGCAGCTTCGCCCTGGACTAACGACAGTTTGTCATTTTCATCAGCTCTGAAAATttggacgaaactgctgttccgaTCGACCAATGTTCGACAAAGTCCTCTctgctgttcattgtcattaaaTGTTAACGGGTATTTCAATACTGTATTGTTGAATTCGACTTTCGTCGTGGAGGCGAAATCTTCTTAGTTTGATCGGTACGGAACTTAGATGTCAGATTGAATGAACAAATCTTGTTGCTCGAAGTTAAACTTCCTCTAATATTACAATGTCCTTTTACTATACAGGTGAACAATATGCTAATGATGGCCTGACTATTCTTCACAACCTCCAAGGAGTATCGTCGCACAAAACCACAAAACTGGATTATATCAGCTGAAATGTGTAATTGCTCTTTTTAGTCCCAAAATGACCGCATTATACACCGAAGTCCTCTTTGTTAGTTTCAGATGACATCCCCGACTCGCTTCTTAAAGATGTCGGAATTTCTTGTTGCCTCTGATTGGagtatcaagtattactaactGTTCACAAGGAATGTCAGTCAGAATTTTTATTGGTGGAAATTTGTGATCCATAACAAAGAGGCTTCCTGAGAGACCGTAGTGCTCAAGCTTACgttagatgatgatgacgaatcTTGTCAAAGGCATTGCAAAGTGTAGCCGAATCAAACTGGAGTCTCTGGACAAATGACTGAATCTTGCGAGCGAGGTCATCCCACTGATCTGTATACTATCAGATCAGTAGGTCATCATAGTTTGGATGGGCTGTTACAAGATCTTGCTTTTCTGAATCAATGCTACACAACGGTGAGAAATTCATGGACGTCAAGAATGAAGATGGCCCATCGCGGTACTTCGGACAAAATGCTTAGTAATCTTATAGCATGATGGTTAAAGAGAACGGGCAGGAGTTGGATGTATAGGCTCTTGTCTTCTTTCTTACAACCTCATTGTCGTCAATACTTTGTGctagttttgtttttctttctggTTGTAGTCATGTTCTGCATTGCATCCACGTACACTATTCGTGTACGTGGATGCTTTCAGGCGAGGGGTGTCAATCTCTACTTGACATGCAACGCATCCGCGTCCAGGAAAAGTGCCGGGCAGGCTCCCGGCTACAGGTATGCACCTAGGTTCCTCGCCTGCCACTGTCACTTATTACGTTTCACAGAGTCtcatgttaaaaaaagaaatctctctTTAATCATATTTGTTTGGTCGGGCTATTTGCCAATCGCTTCCTGGTGACTAGGagtaagatgatgatgacgacattAATCGCTTGTAAGACACCGAGAATATAAAAGACTATTCCATTCGATTGGGTTAAATCGTACAGCAATCCTGTAGAGTAGAACCAAATTCGAAAATGATAAATAGAATGACAGTTCGTTAAAAGGGTGTGATATTGATTCATAAAATATCTTTATGTTATCCAAAAGTCTTATTTTAAACGCGTCAGCCTCTAATGCCTCTCTCTTATCAACGATAaaccaatgtacatgtattctaacGCATTACActcaatgatatattttgaatgatCTTAGTGACTGGCCGATTTCAACTGATTCAAATTCGAAGTCcgcaaattaaaaatatatcttagtctatctttctctctcatgTGTTCTGGCTCACAAATCAGAGAAGTGGCAGCAAACCCCCTTGTCAAATTCAGATGTAGTTAGTTTAAGCTCGCCCGAGACTTTAGTATTATGACCACCCCACCCCGCTCTACATTGTATCTCTTCCCGACCAGGACAGTTTTAATTGGTATACCACACATGGAACACTCACTATGTAACCATCGAATGGTAATCTATTCCATGAAATGACGTACCTGAACTATAAGCAGCCAGGACAGAACCGACGCCTTTGGAAAGATACGAGATAGAAATCGTTGTGGGAAAGACTTCTGGCTTGACGACGTTGGACACCAATGCTTCAGTGAGGCAAACGCTACCATAAAGACCAAAGCCCAAAAAGAAGGAACAGACAAGAAGATAGGTGTAAGACGCCCTCAAGGGTTGAAGAAACAGCATCAGCGATGTCAGAGAGCAGAGGACTAGGTATTGACCAAACACCCAGGTTGGATGAAAGTGTAAGATAACAGTGCCCGACACCCTGGCAACCAGGCCTCCAACACCTCCCATAGTTCCAACAAAGACTGCATTGGTTTGAGGGATTCCGACAGAGATGGCAAAATGTACGATGAATATGCTGAAGCCGATTAAAGTGAAGGTACCAAAGATGTCGCATGGCAATATGAAAGCCAGGAAAAACTTTGCTTCCTTAATGAATGTCTTCAGATCGGACATTATTTCAATGAGTCGTTTTCGTGTGACAGTGAGACATCCATGAGCTTCAGTA carries:
- the LOC121406827 gene encoding monocarboxylate transporter 14-like isoform X2, producing the protein MLYPLHAVIVKPLTNHIELHKISSAGGLIAGVSLTTSSFARTTSTLGILFFLFGIGESMIIVPAIICLHRHYKNGFAFASSFAFVGSLMGVFILPIITNVLLEAYGPHNALLVLGGLCLNMLPFGLLFKLPEEIQKRPPAPACEHLLEVADTERCDYFRKMPENTDYFPNSKKRCTDQNTEAHGCLTVTRKRLIEIMSDLKTFIKEAKFFLAFILPCDIFGTFTLIGFSIFIVHFAISVGIPQTNAVFVGTMGGVGGLVARVSGTVILHFHPTWVFGQYLVLCSLTSLMLFLQPLRASYTYLLVCSFFLGFGLYGSVCLTEALVSNVVKPEVFPTTISISYLSKGVGSVLAAYSSGLLYDLTQSNGIVFYILGVLQAINVVIIILLLVTRKRLANSPTKQI